The Salmo salar chromosome ssa02, Ssal_v3.1, whole genome shotgun sequence genome segment TCAAAGTTTACATTGTAACATAGTAGGCAATGCAAAATACGTTTTCATATATCATTGCAAATATAATGAAGCGAATCATTAATTAATCATCTACGCCCAGTTGCCTACATGCAACGAACGTCGCCGTGTGTGCCAAGTGCGTAATTGTTGCGCCAAAACCAGGTGAGCGCAATTATCAAGCGCCTACAAGATTAATCTTTAAATGGTCAATCTAGTTTGCTAACAACAGTGTGTCCACGAGGCGCTCTGGACTACAgagttttattatttatttctgcGGCTTGAACATGGCGCAAGTTGCGTGGATGTTTTGTCTGTTTGCATGGATTTGTTCTGCCTTTCCATTCACACAAGTATCAGCGGAAGCTGATTTTAACGTTGACAGATGGGAGGGTCAAGTGCATCAAGACTACCAATTTGCGGAGCGGCACCTCCCGGGCAATGAACCAGTGCGTGAGGTGATCAGGCCTCGGATAGGGGAAGACGATGCCATCGGTGCCCAGCGGTCAGAACCACCATACTACTTCCTTCCCATGTTCCAGCACTCGGCGGTTCCCGTCGTCGACAGGGACTTGTTCAGACCAGCAGTCGGGAAAATACGTTTCCCCAGTATCTTGACCAACCTCTTGTTTCCGCCACAAAATAGTCCAGAGCGTAACCACTTCTCTCCCGTGCGTAATCCGCGTGGAGTGGAGGTGTGGTGCGGGTACAACCAGATCTCCTTACGCATCAACAGAGGTCAGCTCGGGTTTAGGTGTCTGGCCTCCATGCTCTTCCTGGGCACTTGCCCCGTCACCCGGGTCACTTTTCTTTTACTTCCATTATGACTTGAATGACTGTGGCAGTACTCAAACGGTAAGATGTGTTTGGATACATTTTGACCTCACTATccattaggagcacactcttaaactGACCCTAAAATATGTACTTTTGATTCTGTTAATGACTTCCAGACCATGAATGGCCAGCTGGTGTACTCCAACTCACTTCGATTTTCTCCAGAACCACAAGGGCCAGTGATAAGAGCCATACCTCTCAACCTCCCCATTCAGTGCATATATAACCGGTACAGTGCCCACTAGACTAGCCTACAGTTGGCATTTATACTTCAGTCTTACTAATGTGTGACGAGTGGTTTTTGCTGTTTACCATCCATTTCCTTAACAGATTCCACTACTCCTACAAAGTTGGCTATGTACCTGAGGTGCATGACCGCAATCTCTTGAAGAGTATTAATGGCAAACACATCTTTAGGCTCACTGCATGCAATGGTAGGTAAACATGTCCTATTACAAGAGTTTGCAAGTTGATTTAAGGGGCAGAGAGTGAGGGGGAAATCTTTCTCCAAATGCAGAGCGATGGGAACAGTTGTCGTCAGAAGAGGGCTACATGCTTGGGGAGCCAATGTACTTCAAAGCCTACGCTGTTTTTGTCCCCAAAGATGAGAGTGTGTTTGTTGATTCCTGCTTTGTTACGACATCCAAGGACCCAAATGCCACACCTCGCCTTGAAGTCATTCACAACTTTGGGTAATCAAACACTTAAATTCTCACACACGGATGTAGCTATAGCATTTGTATCAATCAATTCTAGTGGTGGGTATATCCGTATGTGTTTTTAGATGTATGGTGGACAGCAAGCGGAAAGGCAGTCAGTCCCAGTTCTTCTCCAGAGAGTCAAATGTCCTGCGCTTCACTGTGGATGCTTTCCTGTTCCCCCAAATCACTGCCAAGGTTAGGCCATATACTTTTATGGCACACAAATGTTTCCACAACACCAGTGAATAGGgggggtgtatatatatatctcatacTCTGTTCCACAGCGTCTCTACCTGCACTGTACTATGACTGTCATGAAATCCACTTCAAAGCAGAGCGCCAAGTCCTGCACGTACAATAGAGCAGTGGGAAGGTAAACTGTCTTTTTGGAATCTCAACAGTAACCTCAACCAATCTGATCTATTTCTATatccagtggtgggaaaagtaaccaattgtcatacttgattaaaagtaaagataccttaagtaaaagtcacctagtaaaatactacttgagtaaaaatctaaaagtatttTATTTGAAatctacttaagtatcaaaagtaaatgctataAATCTTCTCAAATTCCTTGTATATGCAAACCAGACGTCACTATTTTCTTATTTATTTATgggtagccaggggcacaccaaTACTCAGACATTTACAaacagcatttgtgtttagtaagtctgcaagatcagagacagtagtgatgaccgcgagttctcttgataagtctgtgaattggaacattttctgtcctgctaagcattcaaaatgtaaccagtacttttgggtgtcaaggaacatgtatgggagtaaaaagtgaattttctttaggaataacTAGTCAAATAAAAAgtcaatataaatagtaaagtacagatctTCCCAAAAGGGttgtacttcaaagtatttttactttacaccactgtcgaTCACAATCATTTTCTCAAGAATTAAATCACAAGTTACATAGACTGGTCATGATCAATGTGTAGGACACTGATGATAATAATGAAAACATTAAGTAATTCAGTTATTTCATGCTACATTGTTTTTTGCACTGGTTAACCAGGGGTTTATTCAATAGAAACCAAACGAAAGCTAACGAAACAGTGagtgacctacctgaatttgtccaatagaaactcgtttttgttgcaaaacgttttggacTAATGATTGCACCCCTGGTTGTTGTCTTGTTAGGTGGGAGGAGCTGTATGGCCCTCCCTCTGTGTGCTCCTGCTGTGATTCTGTCTGTGACGTGTCAGACTTTAGTAAGTATACAACACAGTTAATGCTGGACCACCTTTTTTCTCTCTAATTCATCTTAGATTAAATCTTCAGAACAATGTATGCTGATCTGTAACCTGTGGTTCTGCCTGATGTAACCAGGGCCAGCCTTGACATCTCCTTCAGTGAAAAACCTAATCACCAGCAAACCCTGGAGAGTGTTGGAGGACAGGGAGAAGAGTTTACCCATTCAGGCTGAGGAGAGACAGCCAGACAGTGAGGAAAGGGTGGAGGAGACCTTGGCAGTCACTAATAGAGTGGAGAAGGTGAAGTTTAAAAGCTTGGCAGTCGCTCCTTGGGAGGAGGAGAAAAACATGTCAGTTG includes the following:
- the LOC106578524 gene encoding zona pellucida sperm-binding protein 3 isoform X1 → MNGQLVYSNSLRFSPEPQGPVIRAIPLNLPIQCIYNRFHYSYKVGYVPEVHDRNLLKSINGKHIFRLTACNERWEQLSSEEGYMLGEPMYFKAYAVFVPKDESVFVDSCFVTTSKDPNATPRLEVIHNFGCMVDSKRKGSQSQFFSRESNVLRFTVDAFLFPQITAKRLYLHCTMTVMKSTSKQSAKSCTYNRAVGRWEELYGPPSVCSCCDSVCDVSDFRPALTSPSVKNLITSKPWRVLEDREKSLPIQAEERQPDSEERVEETLAVTNRVEKVKFKSLAVAPWEEEKNMSVVVMSKVEEVQEGTVIGEEGVVARKEGGVEELIEDKRAEEVIEVAAEENGTDQVTASVTLEHVPEENTVMVKEVAQWNMSSELSVVTMNAKVSKKAKEQVAGIEGSKVERVGVGQMPLVDEAAAFLQGYMEPAEWREDDQGPAPEEKLGRFWEPSTKDKLAVLETSVPI
- the LOC106578524 gene encoding uncharacterized protein isoform X2; protein product: MNGQLVYSNSLRFSPEPQGPVIRAIPLNLPIQCIYNRFHYSYKVGYVPEVHDRNLLKSINGKHIFRLTACNDESVFVDSCFVTTSKDPNATPRLEVIHNFGCMVDSKRKGSQSQFFSRESNVLRFTVDAFLFPQITAKRLYLHCTMTVMKSTSKQSAKSCTYNRAVGRWEELYGPPSVCSCCDSVCDVSDFRPALTSPSVKNLITSKPWRVLEDREKSLPIQAEERQPDSEERVEETLAVTNRVEKVKFKSLAVAPWEEEKNMSVVVMSKVEEVQEGTVIGEEGVVARKEGGVEELIEDKRAEEVIEVAAEENGTDQVTASVTLEHVPEENTVMVKEVAQWNMSSELSVVTMNAKVSKKAKEQVAGIEGSKVERVGVGQMPLVDEAAAFLQGYMEPAEWREDDQGPAPEEKLGRFWEPSTKDKLAVLETSVPI